The following proteins are encoded in a genomic region of Cryptomeria japonica chromosome 11, Sugi_1.0, whole genome shotgun sequence:
- the LOC131068246 gene encoding zinc finger protein JAGGED-like, giving the protein MAGESDSVGSNERPNYYCRFCNKAFSKSQALGGHMNGHRRERDNEKYEEAKALVERNSWKLRNQYVAPQNYASIPGGVQTQVQNVGGGISGVGPSLPTSYLNQQQLDRLSYRMRERYPSLPYQRNNNLQRGGGASVVNNSGISGPSFPTNSHLQIRGPSFPTLQGGNPNLVVSGYAAASASEQQQQSAQAILQHLPRFVQPSAPSSSATEEIDEVRLERK; this is encoded by the exons ATGGCTGGAGAATCCGATTCAGTTGGTAGCAATGAACGGCCAAATTATTATTGTAGATTTTGTAACAAGGCATTTTCTAAATCACAAGCTCTTGGAGGTCATATGAATGGCCATCGTCGAG AGAGAGATAATGAGAAATATGAAGAGGCAAAGGCTCTTGTTGAACGGAATTCTTGGAAGCTGAG GAATCAATATGTAGCACCTCAAAATTATGCATCCATCCCAGGAGGAGTGCAGACACAAGTCCAGAATGTAGGTGGAGGAATTTCAGGAGTTGGACCATCTTTACCCACATCATATTTGAACCAGCAACAGCTAGATCGTCTCAGTTATCGAATGAGGGAGAGATACCCATCTCTTCCTTACCAAAGGAACAACAACCTACAAAGAGGAGGAGGAGCATCTGTTGTTAACAATTCAGGAATAAGTGGACCTTCTTTTCCCACGAACAGTCATTTACAAATAAGAGGGCCCTCTTTTCCAACTTTACAAGGAGGCAATCCGAATCTTGTTGTGAGTGGATATGCAGCAGCATCAGCATCTGAGCAACAGCAACAATCTGCACAAGCCATTCTTCAGCACTTGCCTCGCTTTGTTCAACCATCAGCACCATCATCATCCGCAACGGAGGAAATCGATGAGGTTAGGTTAGAAAgaaagtga